Proteins from a genomic interval of Acidimicrobiales bacterium:
- a CDS encoding trypsin-like peptidase domain-containing protein: MAGAMVAAVVAAAIAGGAARPAPVVAGGRSGLDVAARVAAVEGSVVAIETGSATGGDVFGGAGSGIVLSADGLVLTNAHVVDGADLLTVRLADGSEHGASVVGSSPDDDLALVQVAGVDGLAPATLAADAEVGVGDEVVAIGNALDLGGRPSVTRGIVSAVGRTVETDEGVLVGLIQTDAAINPGNSGGPLVDAAGRVVGVNAAVVADAQRVGFAIAARTAADVVEDLRSGDGRAAPAFLGVTSLAVGEVNPSVLDRFDVRAGEGVFVQAVVPGSAAEAGGLAAGDVVVAVAGERVGTPDELARAVRGRAPGDTVVLAVERGGVPRDVEVVLGRAAG; the protein is encoded by the coding sequence GTGGCGGGCGCGATGGTGGCCGCCGTGGTGGCCGCCGCCATCGCCGGCGGCGCCGCCCGGCCGGCGCCCGTCGTGGCCGGCGGCAGGAGCGGGCTCGACGTCGCCGCCCGGGTGGCGGCGGTCGAGGGCTCGGTCGTCGCCATCGAGACCGGGTCCGCGACCGGGGGCGACGTGTTCGGCGGGGCCGGCTCCGGGATCGTGCTGTCGGCCGACGGCCTGGTGCTGACCAACGCCCACGTCGTCGACGGCGCCGACCTGCTCACCGTCCGCCTCGCCGACGGCTCCGAGCACGGGGCGTCGGTCGTCGGCTCGTCGCCCGACGACGACCTGGCGCTCGTGCAGGTGGCGGGGGTCGACGGGCTGGCCCCGGCCACCCTGGCGGCGGACGCCGAGGTCGGCGTGGGCGACGAGGTCGTGGCCATCGGCAACGCCCTCGACCTGGGCGGCCGGCCGAGCGTGACCCGGGGGATCGTGTCGGCCGTCGGCCGGACGGTCGAGACCGACGAGGGGGTGCTGGTCGGGCTGATCCAGACCGACGCGGCGATCAACCCCGGCAACTCGGGCGGCCCGCTCGTCGACGCGGCCGGCCGGGTCGTCGGCGTGAACGCCGCCGTGGTCGCCGACGCCCAGCGGGTCGGGTTCGCCATCGCCGCCCGCACGGCGGCCGACGTCGTCGAGGACCTGCGCAGCGGCGACGGCCGGGCCGCGCCGGCCTTCCTCGGGGTGACCAGCCTCGCCGTCGGCGAGGTCAACCCGTCCGTGCTCGACCGCTTCGACGTGCGGGCCGGCGAGGGGGTGTTCGTCCAGGCCGTCGTGCCCGGCTCGGCCGCCGAGGCCGGCGGGCTGGCCGCCGGCGACGTGGTCGTCGCCGTCGCCGGCGAGCGGGTGGGCACCCCCGACGAGCTGGCCAGGGCGGTGCGGGGCCGCGCCCCCGGCGACACCGTCGTCCTCGCCGTGGAGCGGGGCGGCGTGCCCCGCGACGTCGAGGTGGTGCTCGGCCGGGCCG